The Setaria viridis chromosome 6, Setaria_viridis_v4.0, whole genome shotgun sequence genome contains a region encoding:
- the LOC117860585 gene encoding rRNA (cytosine-C(5))-methyltransferase NOP2C isoform X3, protein MDSSSSSPSPSAAPPAAVDAGRYTFSPKLRWQPEVEEYFAAAYGRDRFARISEALAHPSRYSCIRVNTLKSSTDTVMQKLMDLVCENGVSDGINGLEIVEQNGGDQSHERSSLIQKCPYAGLENVLFVQGSGPHVLHYNSQPDQSVKEIIVSRKCAESVLRGAQVYVPGVLACSSHVEKGDKVAVSVAVEQPVKDGGWAVGVTRGTVLQGLQTDAHYEERKGLYIGQGTAAMSRSGIFRVPHGIAVEMTERVYKLPSFNDVLEGEIFLQNLPSVVAACVLDPQPGERILDMCAAPGGKTTAIAILMRDKGEVVALDRSHNKVMDILKLASEMDLNCIKAYKLDALKSVRKTDEATVVGMADGHCEAIKTLAEDSDPCHATVDDRATNVVEDSSTTTVAQSDGKNPESKRYVSKAELRKNLRRMKNGPGRNNCSGGRVEKSKGFFPNSFDRVLLDAPCSALGLRPRLFAGEETLESLKTHARYQRRMFDQAVKLVRPGGVIVYSTCTINPGENEALVRYALDTYKFLSLASQNPKVGGPGIVGSYELFNKTYTEEWLTEHEAELVQRFDPSSPVDTIGFFIAKFNVGEKED, encoded by the exons ATggactcctcgtcctcctccccctctccctcggcggcgccgccggccgccgtcgacgcGGGGCGGTACACGTTCAGCCCGAAGCTGCGGTGGCAGCCGGAAGTGGAGGAGTACTTCGCCGCCGCGTACGGACGGGACCGATTCGCCCGCATCTCCGAGGCCCTCGC GCATCCTTCTCGTTATTCTTGTATTCGTGTCAATACTCTCAAGTCTTCCACTGATACTGTCATGCAAAAACTTATGGACCTAGTATGCGAAAATGGGGTCTCTGATGGAATCAATGGCTTGGAGATTGTTGAGCAGAATGGCGGAGACCAATCACATGAACGGAGCTCTCTAATCCAGAAGTGCCCCTATGCTGGCCTTGAAAATGTTTTGTTTGTTCAGGGATCAGGACCACATGTGTTGCATTATAATAGCCAACCAGACCAATCTGTTAAGGAAATAATTGTAAGTCGAAAATGTGCAGAGTCAGTTCTTCGAGGTGCCCAG GTGTATGTCCCTGGTGTTTTAGCCTGTAGTTCACATGTTGAAAAGGGCGATAAGGTTGCTGTGTCAGTTGCTGTTGAGCAGCCAGTCAAGGATGGTGGTTGGGCTGTGGGTGTAACACGAGGAACCGTTTTACAGGGATTGCAGACAG ATGCACAttatgaagaaagaaaaggctTGTACATTGGTCAAGGGACTGCTGCAATGTCAAGATCTGGAATATTTCGTGTTCCTCATGGGATTGCAGTAGAGATGACTGAGAGGGTATACAAGCTCCCATCTTTCAATG ATGTGCTTGAAGGGGAGATATTTCTTCAAAATTTACCAAGTGTTGTGGCTGCTTGTGTTCTTG ATCCCCAGCCGGGAGAGCGAATACTAGATATGTGTGCAGCTCCAGGAGGAAAAACAACAGCAATTGCTATCCTTATGAGGGATAAAGGAGAAGTTGTTGCCCTTGATAGATCTCACAATAAG GTGATGGATATTCTGAAGTTGGCTTCAGAGATGGACTTGAATTGTATTAAAGCTTATAAACTTGATGCCCTCAAATCTGTACGGAAGACTGATGAGGCAACAGTTGTTGGCATGGCTGATGGTCACTGTGAAGCAATTAAGACATTGGCTGAGGACTCTGACCCTTGCCATGCCACAGTAGATGACAGAGCTACTAATGTAGTTGAAGACAGCTCAACAACAACAGTGGCGCAGTCTG ATGGCAAAAACCCAGAATCCAAAAGATATGTTAGTAAGGCAGAACTAAGGAAGAATTTAAGGCGGATGAAGAATGGACCAGGAAGAAATAATTGCTCTGGTGGTAGAGTTGAGAAGTCAAAGGGATTTTTTCCTAATAGCTTTGATCGAGTCCTCCTTGATGCTCCATGCTCTGCACTTGGCTTGAGACCTCGGCTCTTTGCTGGTGAG GAAACTCTAGAGTCGCTGAAAACTCATGCAAGGTATCAGAGGAGAATGTTTGATCAAGCTGTCAAGCTAGTTCGCCCAGGTGGGGTGATTGTTTATTCCAC GTGTACTATAAATCCTGGAGAGAATGAGGCCTTGGTGAGATATGCATTGGATACCTACAAATTTCTGTCACTGGCATCACAG AACCCAAAAGTTGGAGGGCCTGGTATTGTTGGTTCATATGAGCTATTCAACAAGACATATACCGA GGAATGGTTGACAGAGCATGAAGCTGAACTTGTTCAGAGGTTCGATCCATCTTCACCAGTGGATACCATTGGTTTCTTCATTGCAAAATTTAATGTCGGAGAGAAAGAGGACTAA
- the LOC117861821 gene encoding uncharacterized protein, with the protein MSAAAPNAAPVELPGDSSEYKLRKQLLLLAALVVSVTYVAGLEPPGGVGKEDGGAGGGARAGAPILWSTHRPRYLSFYYCNSTALVASLVVIFLLLLKNPTRVQLAVLRLVMVLDLLGLMGAYLAGSCQEKSATVFAASLVLALSAYVGVHILQALSHSHHAQAAQPVADEEEEDDAAAAPGVLRAMERRKVVLLLATFLVAVTYVSGLNPPGGFWDSPAAHGGGYQPGDSLVEAHHKGHYGMFFYCNTTAFVASLYIIVVLLEEKLSARTARSIALYVFVFGALLGLVAAYTAGSCRDSNCSVYVVSLFGAVLAFIFLVMGMVMAMMMALSTKKRLRANTPSAVTANVYGGQSDTIDQATKKVKSLVVLLANLAATITYQAGLDPPGGFWPEDGHDGHRAGDAILLSAQPARYKAFFYCNSTAFVASVVAIVMVQNARLVRSHTLLAVMVLDMFALVGAYAAGSCRDLMTSVVVVALAASVVLYVVVQVLFFTLRAAETTSTLPEKKHKHLLLLAILVATITYQVGLTPPGGFWISDDRRLGHYAGHAVLLDSNPRHFKAFFYCNTASFMASMALILLLVNPNLHRLAIRCYPLYACQVAGLFGLIGAYAAGSARSLRTSGFLFVLVGAVIAVIVLNITVLDFVQRSTAPGEEHGPRNADETEYRDEVYAKRKYLMLLGILAASVTYQAGLAPPGGVWQDNGGNGARRREAGNSVLQDTNRRRYHVFFYSNSTSFVASVVVIALLLQQILRRRRANPAESPDLLLVATNTAVVVDLLGLLAAYAAGSTREWESVVVVTVLVVLFMVIHATVWLYRERRRRGSVAHANQGHPQMEGQVPNGQGHGQTSRCEEAT; encoded by the coding sequence ATGTCGGCGGCGGCACCCAACGCCGCCCCGGTGGAGCTGCCCGGGGACTCGTCGGAGTACAAGCTCCGGAAGCAGCTCCTGCTGCTGGCCGCGCTCGTGGTCAGCGTCACCTACGTGGCGGGGCTGGAGCCGCCGGGCGGGGTGGGGAAGGAGGACGGCGGAGCCGGTGGCGGCGCCAGGGCCGGCGCGCCCATCCTCTGGTCCACCCACAGGCCTAGGTACCTGTCCTTCTACTACTGCAACTCGACCGCGCTCGTCGCGTCGCTCGTGGTCATCTTTCTCCTCCTGCTCAAGAACCCGACGAGGGTCCAGCTCGCCGTGCTGCGGCTGGTCATGGTGCTAGACCTGCTCGGCCTCATGGGGGCCTACCTCGCCGGAAGCTGCCAGGAGAAGTCCGCCACCGTGTTCGCTGCCTCACTGGTGCTCGCCCTCTCCGCCTACGTTGGCGTCCACATCCTGCAAGCGCTGTCCCACTCCCACCACGCACAGGCGGCACAGCCGGtggcggacgaggaggaggaggacgacgccgcTGCGGCGCCCGGCGTCCTCAGGGCCATGGAGCGGCGCAAGGTGGTGCTCCTGCTCGCTACCTTCTTGGTGGCCGTCACCTACGTCTCCGGGCTGAACCCGCCGGGCGGCTTCTGGGactcgccggcggcgcacggcggcggctacCAGCCCGGCGACTCGCTCGTGGaggcgcaccacaagggccacTACGGGATGTTCTTCTACTGCAACACCACCGCCTTCGTCGCGTCCCTTTacatcatcgtcgtcctcctggAAGAAAAGCTCAGCGCCAGGACCGCGCGCTCCATCGCGCTCTACGTGTTCGTCTTCGGCGCGCTGCTGGGCCTCGTGGCGGCCTACACCGCCGGGAGCTGCCGGGACTCCAACTGCAGCGTCTATGTCGTCAGCCTGTTCGGCGCTGTCCTCGCGTTCATCTTCCTcgtgatggggatggtgatGGCGATGATGATGGCATTATCGACAAAGAAGCGCCTCCGTGCCAACACCCCAAGCGCTGTTACTGCTAATGTGTACGGCGGGCAATCCGACACGATCGATCAAGCAACGAAGAAGGTCAAGTCTCTTGTCGTGCTTCTTGCCAATCTCGCGGCGACCATCACGTACCAGGCAGGGCTGGACCCGCCCGGTGGCTTCTGGCCGGAGGACGGCCATGACGGGCACCGCGCCGGCGACGCGATACTCCTGTCGGCGCAGCCGGCGCGATACAAGGCCTTCTTCTACTGCAACTCGACTGCCTTCGTCGCGTCCGTGGTCGCCATCGTCATGGTCCAGAACGCGAGGCTGGTCAGGAGCCACACCTTGCTGGCGGTGATGGTGCTGGACATGTTCGCCCTCGTCGGCGCGTACGCCGCCGGGAGCTGCCGGGACCTCATGActtccgtcgtcgtcgtcgccctgGCCGCCTCCGTCGTCCTGTACGTCGTGGTGCAGGTCCTCTTCTTCACGCTGCGCGCGGCGGAAACCACCAGCACGTTGCCGGAGAAGAAGCACAAGCATCTCCTGCTGCTGGCCATCCTGGTCGCCACCATCACCTACCAAGTCGGGCTGACCCCGCCCGGTGGCTTCTGGATCAGCGACGACCGGCGGCTCGGGCACTACGCGGGCCACGCGGTCCTCCTCGACAGCAACCCACGGCACTTCAAGGCGTTCTTCTACTGCAACACGGCGAGCTTCATGGCGTCCATGgcgctcatcctcctcctcgtcaacCCCAACCTGCACCGGCTCGCCATCCGGTGCTACCCGCTCTACGCGTGCCAGGTGGCAGGGCTGTTCGGCCTCATCGgcgcctacgccgccggcaGCGCCCGGAGCTTGCGGACATCCGGCTTTTTGTTCGTGCTCGTCGGCGCAGTGATCGCCGTCATCGTCCTCAACATAACCGTGCTCGACTTCGTCCAACGGAGCACCGCGCCCGGGGAAGAGCACGGGCCAAGAAACGCCGACGAGACGGAGTACCGCGACGAGGTGTACGCCAAGCGCAAGTACCTGATGCTTCTCGGAATCCTGGCCGCGAGCGTCACCTACCAGGCcggcctcgcgccgccgggCGGCGTGTGGCAGGACAACGGCGGCAATGGCGCCCGCCGGCGCGAGGCGGGGAACTCGGTGCTCCAGGACACCAACAGGCGCCGCTACCACGTGTTCTTCTACAGCAACTCCACGTCCTTCGTCGCGTCCGTGGTCGTCATCGCCCTGCTCCTGCAGCAGATcctgcggcgccgccgcgcgaaCCCGGCGGAGAGCCCCGACCTGCTCCTCGTCGCCACGAACACGGCCGTCGTCGTGGACCTGCTTGGCCTCCTGGCGGCCTacgccgccggcagcaccaggGAGTGGGAGAGCGTCGTCGTGGTCACCGTGCTCGTCGTGCTGTTCATGGTGATCCATGCCACTGTCTGGTTGTACCGCGAGAGACGCCGTCGTGGCAGCGTGGCACATGCTAACCAGGGGCACCCTCAAATGGAAGGACAAGTGCCAAATGGCCAAGGTCATGGCCAGACTTCCCGATGTGAGGAGGCCACCTAA
- the LOC117860585 gene encoding rRNA (cytosine-C(5))-methyltransferase NOP2C isoform X2, which translates to MDSSSSSPSPSAAPPAAVDAGRYTFSPKLRWQPEVEEYFAAAYGRDRFARISEALAHPSRYSCIRVNTLKSSTDTVMQKLMDLVCENGVSDGINGLEIVEQNGGDQSHERSSLIQKCPYAGLENVLFVQGSGPHVLHYNSQPDQSVKEIIVSRKCAESVLRGAQVYVPGVLACSSHVEKGDKVAVSVAVEQPVKDGGWAVGVTRGTVLQGLQTDAHYEERKGLYIGQGTAAMSRSGIFRVPHGIAVEMTERVYKLPSFNDVLEGEIFLQNLPSVVAACVLDPQPGERILDMCAAPGGKTTAIAILMRDKGEVVALDRSHNKVMDILKLASEMDLNCIKAYKLDALKSVRKTDEATVVGMADGHCEAIKTLAEDSDPCHATVDDRATNVVEDSSTTTVAQSEQPFLIDGKNPESKRYVSKAELRKNLRRMKNGPGRNNCSGGRVEKSKGFFPNSFDRVLLDAPCSALGLRPRLFAGEETLESLKTHARYQRRMFDQAVKLVRPGGVIVYSTCTINPGENEALVRYALDTYKFLSLASQNPKVGGPGIVGSYELFNKTYTEEWLTEHEAELVQRFDPSSPVDTIGFFIAKFNVGEKED; encoded by the exons ATggactcctcgtcctcctccccctctccctcggcggcgccgccggccgccgtcgacgcGGGGCGGTACACGTTCAGCCCGAAGCTGCGGTGGCAGCCGGAAGTGGAGGAGTACTTCGCCGCCGCGTACGGACGGGACCGATTCGCCCGCATCTCCGAGGCCCTCGC GCATCCTTCTCGTTATTCTTGTATTCGTGTCAATACTCTCAAGTCTTCCACTGATACTGTCATGCAAAAACTTATGGACCTAGTATGCGAAAATGGGGTCTCTGATGGAATCAATGGCTTGGAGATTGTTGAGCAGAATGGCGGAGACCAATCACATGAACGGAGCTCTCTAATCCAGAAGTGCCCCTATGCTGGCCTTGAAAATGTTTTGTTTGTTCAGGGATCAGGACCACATGTGTTGCATTATAATAGCCAACCAGACCAATCTGTTAAGGAAATAATTGTAAGTCGAAAATGTGCAGAGTCAGTTCTTCGAGGTGCCCAG GTGTATGTCCCTGGTGTTTTAGCCTGTAGTTCACATGTTGAAAAGGGCGATAAGGTTGCTGTGTCAGTTGCTGTTGAGCAGCCAGTCAAGGATGGTGGTTGGGCTGTGGGTGTAACACGAGGAACCGTTTTACAGGGATTGCAGACAG ATGCACAttatgaagaaagaaaaggctTGTACATTGGTCAAGGGACTGCTGCAATGTCAAGATCTGGAATATTTCGTGTTCCTCATGGGATTGCAGTAGAGATGACTGAGAGGGTATACAAGCTCCCATCTTTCAATG ATGTGCTTGAAGGGGAGATATTTCTTCAAAATTTACCAAGTGTTGTGGCTGCTTGTGTTCTTG ATCCCCAGCCGGGAGAGCGAATACTAGATATGTGTGCAGCTCCAGGAGGAAAAACAACAGCAATTGCTATCCTTATGAGGGATAAAGGAGAAGTTGTTGCCCTTGATAGATCTCACAATAAG GTGATGGATATTCTGAAGTTGGCTTCAGAGATGGACTTGAATTGTATTAAAGCTTATAAACTTGATGCCCTCAAATCTGTACGGAAGACTGATGAGGCAACAGTTGTTGGCATGGCTGATGGTCACTGTGAAGCAATTAAGACATTGGCTGAGGACTCTGACCCTTGCCATGCCACAGTAGATGACAGAGCTACTAATGTAGTTGAAGACAGCTCAACAACAACAGTGGCGCAGTCTG AACAACCTTTTCTGATAGATGGCAAAAACCCAGAATCCAAAAGATATGTTAGTAAGGCAGAACTAAGGAAGAATTTAAGGCGGATGAAGAATGGACCAGGAAGAAATAATTGCTCTGGTGGTAGAGTTGAGAAGTCAAAGGGATTTTTTCCTAATAGCTTTGATCGAGTCCTCCTTGATGCTCCATGCTCTGCACTTGGCTTGAGACCTCGGCTCTTTGCTGGTGAG GAAACTCTAGAGTCGCTGAAAACTCATGCAAGGTATCAGAGGAGAATGTTTGATCAAGCTGTCAAGCTAGTTCGCCCAGGTGGGGTGATTGTTTATTCCAC GTGTACTATAAATCCTGGAGAGAATGAGGCCTTGGTGAGATATGCATTGGATACCTACAAATTTCTGTCACTGGCATCACAG AACCCAAAAGTTGGAGGGCCTGGTATTGTTGGTTCATATGAGCTATTCAACAAGACATATACCGA GGAATGGTTGACAGAGCATGAAGCTGAACTTGTTCAGAGGTTCGATCCATCTTCACCAGTGGATACCATTGGTTTCTTCATTGCAAAATTTAATGTCGGAGAGAAAGAGGACTAA
- the LOC117860585 gene encoding rRNA (cytosine-C(5))-methyltransferase NOP2C isoform X1, protein MDSSSSSPSPSAAPPAAVDAGRYTFSPKLRWQPEVEEYFAAAYGRDRFARISEALAHPSRYSCIRVNTLKSSTDTVMQKLMDLVCENGVSDGINGLEIVEQNGGDQSHERSSLIQKCPYAGLENVLFVQGSGPHVLHYNSQPDQSVKEIIVSRKCAESVLRGAQVYVPGVLACSSHVEKGDKVAVSVAVEQPVKDGGWAVGVTRGTVLQGLQTDAHYEERKGLYIGQGTAAMSRSGIFRVPHGIAVEMTERVYKLPSFNDVLEGEIFLQNLPSVVAACVLDPQPGERILDMCAAPGGKTTAIAILMRDKGEVVALDRSHNKVMDILKLASEMDLNCIKAYKLDALKSVRKTDEATVVGMADGHCEAIKTLAEDSDPCHATVDDRATNVVEDSSTTTVAQSETEQPFLIDGKNPESKRYVSKAELRKNLRRMKNGPGRNNCSGGRVEKSKGFFPNSFDRVLLDAPCSALGLRPRLFAGEETLESLKTHARYQRRMFDQAVKLVRPGGVIVYSTCTINPGENEALVRYALDTYKFLSLASQNPKVGGPGIVGSYELFNKTYTEEWLTEHEAELVQRFDPSSPVDTIGFFIAKFNVGEKED, encoded by the exons ATggactcctcgtcctcctccccctctccctcggcggcgccgccggccgccgtcgacgcGGGGCGGTACACGTTCAGCCCGAAGCTGCGGTGGCAGCCGGAAGTGGAGGAGTACTTCGCCGCCGCGTACGGACGGGACCGATTCGCCCGCATCTCCGAGGCCCTCGC GCATCCTTCTCGTTATTCTTGTATTCGTGTCAATACTCTCAAGTCTTCCACTGATACTGTCATGCAAAAACTTATGGACCTAGTATGCGAAAATGGGGTCTCTGATGGAATCAATGGCTTGGAGATTGTTGAGCAGAATGGCGGAGACCAATCACATGAACGGAGCTCTCTAATCCAGAAGTGCCCCTATGCTGGCCTTGAAAATGTTTTGTTTGTTCAGGGATCAGGACCACATGTGTTGCATTATAATAGCCAACCAGACCAATCTGTTAAGGAAATAATTGTAAGTCGAAAATGTGCAGAGTCAGTTCTTCGAGGTGCCCAG GTGTATGTCCCTGGTGTTTTAGCCTGTAGTTCACATGTTGAAAAGGGCGATAAGGTTGCTGTGTCAGTTGCTGTTGAGCAGCCAGTCAAGGATGGTGGTTGGGCTGTGGGTGTAACACGAGGAACCGTTTTACAGGGATTGCAGACAG ATGCACAttatgaagaaagaaaaggctTGTACATTGGTCAAGGGACTGCTGCAATGTCAAGATCTGGAATATTTCGTGTTCCTCATGGGATTGCAGTAGAGATGACTGAGAGGGTATACAAGCTCCCATCTTTCAATG ATGTGCTTGAAGGGGAGATATTTCTTCAAAATTTACCAAGTGTTGTGGCTGCTTGTGTTCTTG ATCCCCAGCCGGGAGAGCGAATACTAGATATGTGTGCAGCTCCAGGAGGAAAAACAACAGCAATTGCTATCCTTATGAGGGATAAAGGAGAAGTTGTTGCCCTTGATAGATCTCACAATAAG GTGATGGATATTCTGAAGTTGGCTTCAGAGATGGACTTGAATTGTATTAAAGCTTATAAACTTGATGCCCTCAAATCTGTACGGAAGACTGATGAGGCAACAGTTGTTGGCATGGCTGATGGTCACTGTGAAGCAATTAAGACATTGGCTGAGGACTCTGACCCTTGCCATGCCACAGTAGATGACAGAGCTACTAATGTAGTTGAAGACAGCTCAACAACAACAGTGGCGCAGTCTG AAACAGAACAACCTTTTCTGATAGATGGCAAAAACCCAGAATCCAAAAGATATGTTAGTAAGGCAGAACTAAGGAAGAATTTAAGGCGGATGAAGAATGGACCAGGAAGAAATAATTGCTCTGGTGGTAGAGTTGAGAAGTCAAAGGGATTTTTTCCTAATAGCTTTGATCGAGTCCTCCTTGATGCTCCATGCTCTGCACTTGGCTTGAGACCTCGGCTCTTTGCTGGTGAG GAAACTCTAGAGTCGCTGAAAACTCATGCAAGGTATCAGAGGAGAATGTTTGATCAAGCTGTCAAGCTAGTTCGCCCAGGTGGGGTGATTGTTTATTCCAC GTGTACTATAAATCCTGGAGAGAATGAGGCCTTGGTGAGATATGCATTGGATACCTACAAATTTCTGTCACTGGCATCACAG AACCCAAAAGTTGGAGGGCCTGGTATTGTTGGTTCATATGAGCTATTCAACAAGACATATACCGA GGAATGGTTGACAGAGCATGAAGCTGAACTTGTTCAGAGGTTCGATCCATCTTCACCAGTGGATACCATTGGTTTCTTCATTGCAAAATTTAATGTCGGAGAGAAAGAGGACTAA
- the LOC117860586 gene encoding GDP-fucose transporter 1 gives MAKQAYATSSLVVGYGLCSSLLAIINKYAITKFSYPGLLTALQYLTSVVGVWLLGKLGFLYHDPFNFQTAKKFAPAAVVFYLAIFTNTHLLKHANVDTFIVFRSLTPLLVAIADTTFRKQPRPSKLTFMSLVIILGGAVGYVMTDSAFTLTAYSWALAYLITITTEMVYIKHMVTNLGLNTWGFVLYNNLLSLLMAPVFGLLTGEHLSVFRAIESRGQSWFELDAFVAVSLSCVFGLLISFFGFAARKAISATAFTVTGVVNKFLTVAINVMIWDKHASVFGSVCLLFTLAGGVLYQQSVTIKGNSPAQREVAAKQGTDDNDTAGLDEENQRLVSSPKVV, from the coding sequence ATGGCAAAGCAAGCCTATGCAACGAGCAGCCTGGTGGTGGGCTACGGGCTGTGCTCCAGCTTGCTGGCCATCATCAACAAGTACGCCATCACCAAGTTCAGCTACCCAGGCCTCCTGACCGCCCTGCAGTACTTGACATCAGTGGTCGGTGTGTGGCTACTCGGAAAGCTTGGCTTCCTCTACCATGATCCCTTTAACTTCCAGACTGCCAAGAAGTTTGCACCGGCTGCAGTTGTCTTCTACCTTGCCATCTTCACCAACACCCACCTCCTGAAGCACGCCAATGTCGACACCTTCATAGTGTTCAGATCCCTGACACCGCTTCTGGTGGCTATTGCTGACACCACATTCCGGAAGCAGCCGCGTCCTTCCAAGCTCACATTCATGTCCTTGGTGATTATTCTGGGAGGCGCAGTTGGCTATGTGATGACAGATTCGGCATTCACCCTCACTGCATACTCATGGGCACTCGCTTATCTGATCACTATAACTACTGAGATGGTGTACATCAAGCACATGGTGACCAACTTGGGGCTGAATACCTGGGGCTTTGTGCTCTACAACAATCTGCTTTCGCTGCTAATGGCACCGGTGTTTGGGCTTTTGACAGGGGAGCACTTGTCAGTCTTCAGAGCCATTGAATCAAGAGGACAGAGCTGGTTTGAGCTTGATGCCTTTGTGGCAGTTTCATTGTCCTGTGTGTTTGGTCTGCTCATCAGCTTCTTTGGTTTCGCTGCAAGGAAGGCAATCTCCGCCACAGCATTCACAGTGACAGGGGTGGTCAACAAGTTCCTCACTGTCGCGATCAATGTGATGATTTGGGACAAGCATGCAAGCGTGTTTGGTTCAGTTTGCTTACTCTTCACTCTCGCCGGTGGAGTGCTCTATCAGCAGTCAGTTACAATAAAAGGGAATTCCCCAGCACAACGAGAGGTGGCAGCTAAGCAAGGTACAGATGATAATGACACGGCCGGGTTGGATGAGGAGAACCAAAGGCTGGTTTCATCTCCAAAGGTTGTCTGA